The following proteins are co-located in the Elusimicrobiota bacterium genome:
- a CDS encoding 4-hydroxy-3-methylbut-2-enyl diphosphate reductase: MKIIVARSAGFCYGVKKAVDLAQKAPKFNRKPIYTIGPLMHNKHEVKRLSSIGINVLFSIDKADRGTVIIRTHGLPKATMSRLSRKRVDVIDATCPYVKRVQRLVEKLSKDGYNIAVIGEKNHPEVIGLVSYSSKTVVVVNSAGGIKNLKLKEPVAVVSQTTQSCEKFNKLVALIKKKYKTAKIFNTICNASNERQNEAKKLAKKVNVMLVLGGKNSGNTARLKDICLRHVRTFHIESSRDLKKTWFGKQGVVGITAGASTPQWIIDGVVSSLREFMQKGN; the protein is encoded by the coding sequence ATGAAGATCATTGTTGCCAGAAGCGCGGGTTTTTGTTATGGCGTAAAAAAAGCGGTTGATCTTGCACAAAAAGCTCCGAAATTCAACAGAAAACCTATTTATACCATAGGCCCGCTGATGCATAACAAACATGAAGTTAAAAGGCTTTCAAGTATAGGTATAAATGTGCTCTTTTCAATAGACAAGGCTGACAGAGGCACAGTGATAATCAGGACTCATGGGCTTCCTAAAGCAACGATGAGCAGATTGAGCAGAAAGAGAGTAGATGTAATTGACGCTACCTGCCCTTATGTAAAAAGAGTTCAGCGCCTTGTTGAAAAATTATCGAAAGATGGATATAATATAGCGGTTATAGGTGAAAAAAATCATCCTGAAGTGATAGGCCTAGTATCGTACTCCTCAAAAACAGTTGTTGTAGTTAATTCAGCCGGAGGAATCAAAAACCTCAAACTTAAAGAACCCGTGGCAGTTGTAAGCCAGACAACCCAATCTTGCGAGAAATTCAATAAATTGGTTGCCTTAATTAAAAAAAAGTACAAAACCGCGAAAATATTTAATACAATATGCAACGCATCAAACGAAAGGCAGAATGAGGCAAAAAAATTAGCCAAAAAAGTAAACGTTATGCTCGTTTTAGGCGGAAAAAATTCCGGGAACACTGCAAGGCTTAAAGACATATGCCTGCGGCACGTAAGAACATTTCATATAGAATCATCCAGGGATTTAAAGAAGACTTGGTTTGGAAAGCAGGGTGTTGTAGGAATCACCGCAGGCGCATCAACGCCTCAATGGATTATTGACGGAGTTGTTTCAAGCTTGCGGGAATTTATGCAAAAGGGGAATTAA
- a CDS encoding 1-acyl-sn-glycerol-3-phosphate acyltransferase codes for LVGSCLWRPIHYMAKKELFSSPVFGWILRKVNAFPVNRKGTDMGAIRTVKRLLSEGEIVLVFPQGGRRNENNFDVKSGIGMLSCWSQSPIVPCCIKNSNKLKEFKRLEVNFLQPVFPPEKYGQDTYTVLTNKVASEMKEELQRGK; via the coding sequence GCTGGTAGGTTCGTGCCTTTGGCGGCCTATCCACTATATGGCAAAAAAAGAGCTGTTTAGTTCGCCGGTATTTGGCTGGATTTTACGTAAAGTGAATGCTTTCCCGGTTAACCGTAAAGGAACCGATATGGGTGCAATCCGTACAGTCAAGAGGCTGTTGTCCGAGGGGGAAATAGTCCTGGTTTTTCCCCAGGGCGGCAGAAGAAATGAAAATAATTTTGACGTGAAAAGCGGAATCGGAATGCTTTCCTGCTGGTCCCAGTCTCCGATAGTGCCCTGTTGCATAAAAAATTCAAACAAGTTAAAAGAATTCAAAAGGCTTGAAGTAAATTTTTTACAGCCGGTATTTCCTCCTGAAAAGTACGGCCAGGATACTTATACTGTTTTGACAAATAAAGTAGCGTCAGAGATGAAGGAAGAACTTCAAAGAGGCAAATGA